A genome region from Bacteroidales bacterium includes the following:
- the hflX gene encoding GTPase HflX has translation MKELIETEKKEERAILIGVINQNQTINLAKEYLEELAFLTETAGAIPVKQFMQKLDAPNSKTFVGSGKLAEIEEFVKSNEIDIIIFDDELSPTQLRNIEKILQKKILDRTNLILDIFAKRARTAHAKVQVELAQYQYLLPRLTRMWTHLERQKGGIGLRGPGETEIETDRRIIRDKIAKLKLQLVKIDKQKTTQRKNRGKLVRVALIGYTNVGKSTIMNLVSKSDIFAENKLFATLDTTVRKVVIENLPFLLSDTVGFIRKLPHHLVESFKSTFDEVRESDILIHVVDISHPNFEEQIEIVQKTLADIDSNNKQTYLVFNKIDAYTYEEKEEDDLTPKTKKNYSLTELKNSWMAKNNVPCLFISAKKKENIDSFKDMLYSKIKKIHKQRYPYDSFLY, from the coding sequence ATGAAAGAACTAATAGAAACTGAAAAAAAAGAAGAAAGAGCAATTTTAATAGGTGTAATTAATCAGAACCAAACAATAAATCTGGCAAAGGAATATTTAGAGGAATTAGCTTTTTTAACAGAAACAGCAGGGGCAATTCCTGTAAAACAATTTATGCAAAAATTAGATGCTCCTAATTCTAAAACATTTGTTGGTTCAGGAAAATTGGCTGAAATAGAAGAATTTGTTAAATCAAACGAGATTGATATTATTATTTTTGATGATGAGTTATCTCCAACTCAATTAAGAAATATTGAAAAAATTCTACAAAAAAAAATACTTGACAGAACAAATCTTATACTTGATATTTTTGCGAAGCGTGCAAGAACTGCACATGCAAAAGTGCAGGTTGAACTTGCTCAATATCAGTATCTTTTGCCTAGGTTAACAAGAATGTGGACACATCTTGAGAGGCAAAAAGGAGGTATTGGATTACGAGGACCTGGTGAAACAGAAATTGAAACTGACCGAAGAATAATTCGTGACAAAATTGCCAAATTAAAGTTACAATTAGTAAAAATTGACAAACAGAAAACTACTCAAAGAAAAAATCGAGGAAAGCTTGTTAGAGTCGCACTTATTGGTTATACAAATGTTGGTAAATCAACAATTATGAATCTTGTAAGTAAGTCAGATATTTTTGCTGAAAACAAACTTTTTGCAACTCTGGATACTACAGTAAGAAAAGTAGTTATTGAAAATTTGCCTTTTTTACTTTCCGATACAGTTGGATTCATAAGAAAATTACCCCATCATCTTGTTGAATCTTTTAAATCAACTTTTGATGAAGTTCGTGAATCTGATATTTTAATTCATGTTGTTGATATTTCTCATCCTAATTTTGAAGAACAGATTGAAATTGTACAAAAAACTTTAGCGGATATTGACTCAAACAATAAACAAACTTATTTGGTTTTTAATAAAATTGATGCATATACTTATGAAGAAAAAGAAGAAGATGACCTGACACCAAAAACAAAAAAAAATTATTCTTTAACTGAATTAAAAAATAGCTGGATGGCTAAAAATAATGTTCCATGCCTTTTT
- a CDS encoding energy transducer TonB, which produces MEIKKTPKADLEKRRGYFLELGFVITLSLILLAFEWTSSKAGDSGLGELSDVDAEEEIIPITRQEEIKPPPPPPPPKVTEVLNIVEDDVEIEDELEIEDSEADQDTEVEIVDIEDDEEDEDAPIFFIVEDMPEFPGGDLELRKFIAQNVKYPEIAKENGIQGKVFIQFVVNKKGLVEKVKVMRGVDPSLDKEAIRVILSMPKWKPGKQRGKAVKVSYTVPINFQLN; this is translated from the coding sequence ATGGAAATAAAAAAAACACCAAAAGCAGACTTAGAAAAAAGAAGAGGTTATTTTCTCGAATTGGGCTTTGTTATTACCTTATCTTTAATATTACTTGCATTTGAATGGACAAGTTCAAAAGCTGGTGATTCAGGCTTAGGAGAACTATCCGATGTTGATGCTGAAGAAGAAATTATTCCAATTACAAGGCAAGAAGAAATTAAACCACCACCACCACCACCACCACCAAAAGTTACAGAAGTACTAAATATTGTGGAGGATGATGTTGAAATTGAAGACGAATTGGAAATTGAAGACTCTGAGGCTGACCAGGATACAGAGGTTGAAATTGTCGATATTGAAGACGACGAAGAGGATGAAGATGCTCCTATTTTCTTTATTGTTGAAGACATGCCGGAATTTCCAGGAGGAGATCTTGAACTCAGGAAATTTATAGCTCAAAATGTTAAATATCCTGAAATTGCAAAAGAAAATGGTATTCAAGGTAAAGTTTTTATTCAGTTTGTTGTTAATAAAAAAGGTTTGGTTGAGAAAGTAAAAGTTATGAGAGGAGTTGACCCTTCTCTTGATAAGGAAGCAATAAGAGTAATTTTAAGTATGCCAAAATGGAAGCCTGGAAAACAACGCGGTAAAGCTGTAAAAGTTTCTTATACTGTTCCAATAAATTTCCAATTGAACTAA